The Stenotrophomonas maltophilia genome includes a region encoding these proteins:
- a CDS encoding ROK family protein, which produces MAELIAHACYGIDIGGTKIELVACDAAMQVTWRRRVATPQGDYDGFLQAVVALVAEADAALGRSDAAIGIALPGVRDRRSGRQLSANVPALTGQCVAQDLQARLQRPLHFGNDLQCFALSEAHGGAADGYPSMFGAILGTGAGGGFCLHGRLLSGFNGLAGEWGHWSVPGHLLQRHGLPLLDCGCGLQGCVERYVSGSGVAMIERHLGGSAADASAVIALAEAGDARARKALDIHRDLLGHSLAALVLALDPHVIVLGGGLSQYAPLYQQLPSAIAAHLFNGVQVPPIVPPRFGDAGGARGAALLACQPSFS; this is translated from the coding sequence ATGGCTGAGCTGATCGCCCACGCCTGCTACGGCATCGACATCGGCGGCACCAAGATCGAGCTGGTGGCGTGCGATGCGGCGATGCAGGTCACCTGGCGCCGCCGCGTGGCCACCCCACAGGGTGACTACGACGGCTTCCTGCAGGCGGTGGTGGCGCTGGTGGCCGAGGCGGACGCCGCCCTCGGCCGCAGCGATGCGGCCATCGGCATCGCCCTGCCCGGCGTGCGTGACCGCCGCAGCGGCCGCCAGCTCAGCGCGAACGTGCCTGCACTGACCGGCCAATGCGTGGCGCAGGATCTGCAGGCACGCCTGCAGCGCCCGCTCCACTTCGGCAACGATCTGCAGTGCTTTGCCCTGTCTGAAGCGCACGGCGGCGCGGCTGACGGCTACCCCAGCATGTTCGGCGCCATCCTCGGCACTGGTGCCGGCGGCGGCTTCTGCCTGCACGGCCGGCTGCTGTCCGGCTTCAACGGCCTGGCCGGCGAATGGGGCCACTGGAGCGTGCCCGGCCACCTGCTGCAGCGCCACGGCCTGCCGCTGCTGGACTGCGGCTGCGGCCTGCAGGGCTGCGTGGAGCGCTATGTGTCCGGCAGCGGTGTGGCGATGATCGAGCGGCACCTCGGTGGCAGCGCCGCCGACGCCAGCGCCGTGATCGCCCTGGCCGAAGCCGGCGATGCACGTGCGCGCAAGGCGTTGGACATCCACCGCGATCTGCTTGGCCACAGCCTGGCCGCGCTGGTGCTGGCGCTGGACCCGCACGTGATCGTGCTCGGCGGTGGTCTCTCGCAGTACGCGCCGCTGTACCAGCAGCTGCCGTCGGCCATCGCTGCCCATCTGTTCAACGGCGTGCAGGTACCGCCGATCGTGCCGCCGCGCTTCGGCGATGCCGGTGGCGCACGTGGTGCCGCCCTGCTCGCCTGCCAACCCTCGTTTTCCTGA
- a CDS encoding DeoR family transcriptional regulator gives MRNTRSRRQQILQLLIEHGSVQVADLVERFGVSAVTIRADLTHFESQGLANRTHGGATLVRTPPQEQDIHEKDALNLPLKESIGACAARLVRPGDNIIIDSGSTTMTLARHLRTQRDVTVMTNGLNIAWELANAAGINVLLTGGLLRQQSLSLQGSQAEASLNSYSFDTLFLGVDGLDLQFGLTTHDEAEARLNHRMVERARRIVVLTDASKFGRVSLHRIALLDQIHTIITDAGIDDATREGLQRLGIEVIIAEPTA, from the coding sequence ATGCGCAACACCCGCTCCCGCCGGCAACAGATCCTGCAGCTGCTGATCGAGCACGGCTCGGTGCAGGTGGCCGATCTGGTCGAGCGCTTCGGCGTGTCGGCGGTGACCATCCGTGCCGACCTGACCCATTTCGAATCGCAGGGCCTGGCCAACCGTACCCACGGTGGCGCCACGCTGGTGCGCACGCCGCCGCAGGAACAGGACATCCACGAAAAGGACGCACTGAACCTGCCGCTGAAGGAATCGATCGGCGCGTGTGCCGCGCGCCTGGTACGGCCTGGTGACAACATCATCATCGACTCCGGCTCGACCACGATGACCCTGGCCCGCCACCTGCGCACGCAGCGCGACGTGACGGTGATGACCAACGGGCTGAACATCGCCTGGGAACTGGCCAACGCGGCCGGCATCAACGTGCTGCTGACCGGCGGCCTGCTGCGCCAGCAGTCGCTGTCGCTGCAGGGCAGCCAGGCCGAAGCCAGCCTCAACTCCTACAGCTTCGACACGCTGTTCCTGGGCGTGGATGGCCTGGACCTGCAGTTCGGGTTGACCACCCATGACGAAGCCGAAGCCCGCCTCAACCATCGCATGGTCGAGCGTGCACGCCGTATCGTGGTGCTGACCGACGCCTCCAAGTTCGGGCGCGTCAGCCTGCACCGCATCGCCCTGCTGGATCAGATCCACACCATCATCACCGATGCCGGCATCGACGACGCAACCCGCGAGGGACTGCAGCGGCTGGGCATCGAGGTGATCATCGCCGAGCCCACCGCATGA
- a CDS encoding D-tagatose-bisphosphate aldolase, class II, non-catalytic subunit, which produces MSPLQTLLASHRAGANVGLYSVCCSNEQVLRAAMRVALAHGTVLLIEATSNQVDQFGGYTGMTPPQYRDYVGTLADEEGFPRERLILGGDHLGPNAWQKRPAAEAMTHARVLIEAYVAAGFHKIHLDCSMSCADDPVPLPDAIVAARSAELAEIAERTAAEHGLPPPVYVIGTEVPIPGGEASLAEGLQVTTPAAAAQTLAIHQQAFDTPQLRDAWQRVIAMVVQPGVDFDHSSVHEYDPAAASTLADFLEQQPRIVFEAHSTDYQRESGLHALVRDHFAILKVGPAATFAYREALFALAAIEAELLPAAQCSRLPQVLDEVMVAQPKYWQSYYQGDEAALRLLRSYSFSDRCRYYWGEPALVQAVQTLFANLEQHAPPLVLLSQYLPEQYRAVREGTLANTPTALVQHRIGLCLGEYARACSANQAGTRTHHAGSAAAVAANG; this is translated from the coding sequence ATGTCCCCGTTGCAGACCCTGCTTGCCTCCCACCGCGCCGGTGCCAACGTCGGCCTGTACAGCGTCTGCTGCAGCAACGAGCAGGTGCTGCGCGCGGCCATGCGCGTGGCGCTGGCGCATGGCACCGTGCTGCTGATCGAGGCGACCTCCAACCAGGTCGACCAGTTCGGCGGCTACACCGGCATGACCCCGCCGCAGTACCGCGATTACGTCGGCACGCTGGCCGATGAGGAAGGCTTCCCGCGCGAGCGGCTGATCCTGGGCGGTGACCACCTCGGCCCGAATGCCTGGCAGAAGCGCCCGGCCGCCGAAGCGATGACCCACGCGCGCGTGCTGATCGAAGCCTACGTCGCCGCCGGTTTCCACAAGATCCATCTCGACTGCAGCATGTCCTGCGCCGATGACCCGGTGCCGCTGCCCGATGCCATCGTTGCCGCACGCTCGGCCGAGCTGGCCGAGATCGCCGAACGCACCGCCGCCGAACACGGCCTGCCGCCGCCGGTCTACGTGATCGGTACCGAGGTGCCGATTCCCGGTGGAGAAGCCTCGCTTGCCGAGGGCCTGCAGGTGACCACGCCGGCCGCCGCCGCGCAGACCCTGGCCATCCACCAGCAGGCGTTCGACACGCCGCAGCTGCGTGATGCGTGGCAGCGCGTGATCGCGATGGTGGTGCAGCCTGGCGTCGACTTCGACCACAGCAGCGTGCACGAGTACGACCCGGCCGCCGCCAGCACGCTGGCCGACTTCCTGGAACAGCAGCCACGCATCGTGTTCGAGGCGCACTCCACCGACTACCAGCGCGAAAGCGGCCTGCACGCGCTGGTGCGCGACCACTTCGCCATCCTCAAGGTCGGCCCGGCGGCGACCTTCGCCTACCGCGAAGCGCTGTTCGCGCTGGCCGCGATCGAGGCCGAACTGCTGCCGGCCGCACAATGCTCGCGCCTGCCGCAGGTACTGGACGAGGTGATGGTGGCGCAGCCGAAGTACTGGCAGTCCTACTACCAGGGCGATGAGGCAGCGCTGCGCCTGCTGCGCAGTTACTCCTTCAGCGACCGCTGCCGCTACTACTGGGGCGAGCCGGCGCTGGTACAGGCGGTGCAGACCCTGTTCGCCAACCTGGAACAGCACGCGCCGCCGCTGGTGCTGCTCAGCCAGTACCTGCCGGAACAGTACCGCGCCGTGCGCGAAGGCACCCTGGCCAACACCCCCACCGCACTGGTGCAGCACCGTATCGGCCTGTGCCTGGGTGAGTACGCCCGTGCCTGCAGCGCCAACCAGGCCGGAACCCGCACTCACCACGCAGGTTCGGCTGCCGCCGTTGCTGCGAACGGCTAA
- the nagA gene encoding N-acetylglucosamine-6-phosphate deacetylase encodes MSDTRSLHGRILTPLGWRRGHVHFDSHVRQLQVDDHSGADDLQLPVILPGFIDLHVHGAAGVDLMQGGDVARTIARTHLRFGTTTLLATTMTAGLDEIEHALHGVAATMAAPDADAASIVGVHLEGPFISPQRLGAQPNRTIEATLALVQQLHALAPIRVMTLAPEIGEHTALIPALSAMGIRVQLGHSAGTYEEGVAALQAGASGFTHLFNGMTGVDHYRPGIAAAALAHAQYAEIIPDLQHIHPGVIRLAARAIPRLYAVTDATAATGMPDGEYALGEQRVHKCGGCVRLATGSLAGSALTMDQALRNLVQVGLELADASQRVSTFPADYLGLGDRGRIAPDARADLVVLDAELRLQQVVVGGRVADLNATPA; translated from the coding sequence ATGAGCGACACCCGTTCCCTGCATGGCCGCATCCTCACCCCGCTGGGTTGGCGGCGTGGCCACGTCCACTTCGATTCCCACGTGCGCCAGCTGCAGGTGGACGACCACAGCGGCGCTGACGATCTGCAGCTGCCGGTGATCCTGCCCGGCTTCATCGACCTGCATGTGCACGGCGCTGCAGGGGTGGACCTGATGCAGGGCGGCGACGTGGCGCGCACCATCGCCCGCACCCATCTGCGCTTCGGTACCACCACGCTGCTGGCGACCACCATGACCGCCGGCCTGGATGAGATCGAGCACGCGCTGCACGGCGTGGCCGCCACCATGGCCGCACCCGATGCAGACGCCGCCAGCATCGTCGGCGTACATCTGGAAGGGCCGTTCATCAGCCCGCAGCGGCTGGGCGCGCAGCCCAACCGCACCATCGAGGCGACGCTGGCGCTGGTACAGCAGCTGCACGCGCTGGCGCCGATCCGGGTGATGACGCTGGCGCCGGAGATCGGCGAGCACACCGCGCTGATTCCCGCGCTTTCGGCAATGGGCATCCGCGTGCAGCTCGGCCACAGCGCCGGTACCTACGAAGAAGGTGTTGCTGCGCTGCAGGCCGGTGCCTCCGGCTTCACCCATCTGTTCAACGGCATGACCGGCGTCGATCACTATCGCCCGGGCATCGCGGCGGCAGCACTCGCGCATGCGCAGTACGCCGAGATCATTCCCGACCTGCAGCACATCCATCCCGGCGTGATCCGCCTGGCCGCGCGCGCGATCCCGCGCCTGTACGCAGTGACCGACGCGACTGCCGCCACCGGCATGCCCGACGGCGAGTACGCGCTGGGCGAGCAGCGCGTGCACAAGTGCGGCGGCTGCGTGCGCCTGGCTACCGGTTCACTGGCCGGCAGCGCGCTGACCATGGACCAGGCGCTGCGCAACCTGGTGCAGGTGGGCCTGGAGCTGGCCGATGCCTCGCAACGTGTCTCCACCTTCCCGGCCGACTACCTGGGCCTGGGCGATCGCGGCCGCATCGCGCCCGACGCCCGCGCCGACCTGGTGGTGCTGGACGCCGAACTGCGCCTGCAGCAGGTGGTGGTGGGTGGGCGCGTGGCGGATTTGAACGCAACACCAGCCTGA
- a CDS encoding SIS domain-containing protein, which yields MDVTLLSDVSAWQRLGGADTATEIAQQPALWEALAQDLSRARDRLQAFLGDSLNDPNQRVLFTGAGSSGFIAEMVADAINAQWPADVRVVHTTSLLTHPALYLQRDRPTLLVSFGRSGSSPESVAAVDRVRSDVDDARFLDITCNADGELARRGAGRADTCTLLMPSASCDRAFAMTSSLTCMLLAALTVFDRSPWDARVARLKQIAALAREGQAQWDAPVAALAQRPFNRIIYLGSGPLEALARECALKVLELTAGRVLALANTPLGFRHGPKSTLDGNTLVVVLRSVQPLARRYEQDLLEELRRDGVAGQVLAIGPHSDIGADDEYTLTVPALDDPWLAPVWLGFAQLFALQRSAALGLTPDNPFPDGTVNRVVKGVTIHHG from the coding sequence ATGGACGTCACCCTGCTTTCCGATGTGTCCGCCTGGCAGCGCCTTGGCGGAGCCGATACCGCTACCGAAATCGCCCAGCAGCCTGCGCTGTGGGAAGCCCTCGCACAGGACCTGTCGCGTGCCCGCGACCGCCTGCAGGCCTTCCTCGGCGACAGCCTCAACGATCCCAACCAGCGCGTGCTGTTCACCGGCGCCGGCAGCTCCGGCTTCATCGCCGAAATGGTGGCCGACGCGATCAACGCGCAGTGGCCAGCCGATGTGCGCGTGGTGCACACCACCAGCCTGCTGACCCACCCGGCGCTGTACCTGCAGCGCGACCGCCCGACCCTGCTGGTCTCGTTCGGCCGCAGCGGTTCCAGCCCGGAAAGCGTGGCGGCGGTTGACCGCGTGCGCAGCGACGTGGATGACGCGCGCTTCCTCGACATCACCTGCAACGCCGATGGCGAACTGGCCCGCCGTGGGGCCGGCCGTGCCGATACCTGCACCCTGCTGATGCCGTCGGCCAGCTGCGACCGCGCCTTCGCCATGACCAGCAGCCTGACCTGCATGCTGTTGGCCGCGCTGACCGTGTTCGATCGTTCGCCGTGGGATGCGCGCGTGGCGCGCCTGAAGCAGATCGCCGCGCTGGCCCGCGAAGGCCAGGCGCAGTGGGACGCACCGGTGGCGGCGCTGGCGCAGCGCCCGTTCAACCGCATCATCTACCTCGGCAGCGGCCCGCTGGAAGCGCTGGCACGCGAGTGCGCGCTGAAGGTGCTGGAACTGACCGCCGGCCGCGTGCTGGCGCTGGCCAACACCCCGCTGGGCTTCCGTCATGGGCCGAAGTCGACGCTGGATGGCAACACCCTGGTGGTGGTGCTGCGCAGCGTGCAGCCGCTGGCGCGCCGCTACGAACAGGACCTGCTGGAAGAACTGCGCCGCGACGGCGTGGCCGGCCAGGTGCTGGCGATCGGCCCGCATTCGGACATCGGCGCCGATGACGAATACACCCTCACCGTGCCGGCACTGGACGACCCGTGGCTGGCGCCGGTGTGGCTGGGCTTCGCGCAGCTGTTCGCGCTGCAGCGCTCGGCCGCGCTTGGCCTGACCCCGGACAACCCGTTCCCGGATGGCACCGTCAACCGCGTCGTCAAGGGCGTCACCATCCACCATGGCTGA